One genomic window of Pecten maximus chromosome 3, xPecMax1.1, whole genome shotgun sequence includes the following:
- the LOC117323232 gene encoding signal recognition particle 9 kDa protein-like, translated as MTFMTSWEEFSKAAERLYLNDPSKCRYTIKYRHCDGKVNVKVTDDTVCLQYRTEHAQDVKKLEKLTSLLMRHMASKEK; from the exons ATGACATTTATGACTTCATGGGAAGAGTTTTCTAAAGCTGCTGAACGTCTTTATTTGAACGACCCGTCAAAA TGTCGGTATACAATCAAGTACAGGCATTGTGATGGGAAAGTTAATGTTAAAGTGACAGATGATACTGTG TGTTTACAGTATCGTACAGAACATGCACAGGATGTTAAGAAACTGGAAAAGTTAACAAGCTTATTGATGAGACATATGGCATCGAAGGAAAAGTGA